The Candidatus Babeliales bacterium DNA window AGCAAAGCTTCATTCACCTCAGGTGCAGAAAGGGTAATCGTTTTTGGCACTCCAGAAACTAAATCTCGCCCTTTTACTTGTATCGTATCTTTAATGAGACCTGCAAGCGCAGAACCAATCTCAATTTTAATACGCTCTGCAGTTCTTTCACCAATTAATAATTTATATTTACGCTTTACATATTGCACAATGGCACGATCCATCTCATCACCACCAACACGAACAGACCGGCAAAACACTACATCCTTTAACGTAATCACGGCAACTTCGGTAGTACCACCACCGATGTCAATAATCATGCTCGCGCTTGGATTTTGCACCGGTAGACCAGCACCGATTGCAGCGGCCATTGATTCCATAATGGTATACACTTCTCGTGCACCAGCTTGCTTTGCTGTATCTTCAACTGCACGACGCTCAACTTGTGTAATACCTGAAGGCACACCGATAATCATACGAGGACGAACCAACGTACGACGATCATTATGCACGGCCCTGATAAAATAACGGAGCATGCTTTCTGTCAACTCAAAATTTGCAATCACTCCGTCCCGCAATGGGCGGCATGCCACGATACTTTCAGGCGTTTTTCCTAACATGTCCTTAGCGCTTTGTCCTGCAGCAAGTACATGATTAGTACCCACTTTAACCGCAACTACTGAGGGTTCATTGAGCACAATTCCTTTATGCCGAACATACACAACGGTATTGGCAGTACCTAAATCGATGGCTAAATCATTTGAAAAAATGCTAAACAGCTTTCGTGCTGGAAAAAATTTCATAAATTTGCTCATATTTTTTCTTTCAACCAAAAAACAATTTTTTAATAATTTAATTCAACACCTAATGAGATTCTATGGGACTTTATCGATCTTCGTGCAACAAATTGCGGCACTGGAATATCCCATGCCAAACTCACAATCGGTTCACAACCACGACACACTTTCATTTTGCCAAAATCATAAAACGCATTTAACGTTACATATCCAGAGCCCCAACGACTTTTTGCTGTCGCTTGTACCAATGAAACAGGAAGTGAACGATTAATTCGTGCGTCCTGCCATGTATCGGAGGAATGGAACATCAGTGTATATAATAAACGTAATCCCAACCCGTCGCGTACATTTTCAAGCGCAATCCATGGGGTACAGGCCACAGAAACGCCTGGGTCAATGCGTACTGGTGCCACTACTGCACCATATGCTAATGATTCTTTTGCAACTGTCAGGCGCTGATCAGTAATTCGTGCAAATCGCTTACTCAAACGAAATAACACTCCGACTTTCCAATCTTCTTTCAACTCAAGCTCTACGTCACCCTGGAAATATGCTCCCCAATGACCATTGCCGCCAAATGGAATAGAAATCGGTTTTGTTATATCTCTGTGTTTACCGGTCGGTATCAAGAAGCCTAAACGAACGCCCCCTTCTATCTTTTTAAATCTGTACGCGTATTCACGTAAACCACGAAACCTTATAAATGCATCAATATCTCCAAAACCAACTTGGCTAGAATGTGCATCAGAAATGCCTAATGTATTATTCATATCAATACGCAATTGATCTAACTTAAACACAACGTCTTCTGATAATCGGGCGGTATCTTCTTGCTTTAAGAAAAACTCTTGATACCCATTGGCCCGCATAAAAAATGTGCAAAAACCTATAGAAAACCAATCTGATAGCGCTTGCTCAAGAGAAATAATAAATCCTTGTGTTTGAATTTTGCCCTTCGCATGCCAACATAAATCAAGACGATTTGCCATCTTGATAAACTCATCACCAAATGTTTTTAATGGATTATCTTTACCGAGTACCTCTAGCGCAGCACCTATGGCTGTTTGATCATACGGACCATATATTTCCGTAATACCTACTGTTTCATCAGTATTTAAAAAAGCGGAACTTGCGGTTGTCATAAACGCATCTGTAGTAAAATGAGATGGTCTATTTTCAACCAGAATGTACGGACGCTGAATTAATGGGAGATATCGATTATCTTCCCCCATAGAATAGAGAGAGTTACAAAAACCAACAAAAACAATCACTGCAAAAAATCTTTGTGCTATCATCTTACACCTTACTAGTATCGGGATATCTGTATGCCGAGGCAACATTGTACAATGATTTTACATGATACAACAAATTTGACTACACGCATACGTTTACCAGCTACCAGAATAAACAAAATAATTATCTCATAATAACCGACAGCATATACAATGATTACGAATGTATAAAAAATAAGAGCGCAATATTTTTTTATATCGCGCCCTACATTTTATAACAAATATGTAATTTCTACTTTTTATTAACCCACTGCTGGATACAAATTCGTTGCATTCACTAGCTTGCAATATGCTTTAATCATCACGCTTGTAGCCGCAAGAGCAAATCCCATTTTGATTCGCCAATACATGTTTGCCTCAATTTTTTTTAGCTCTTCTTGGCGCTTCGCTTCGCGCTCTGCTTTCCCTTGGTCGCGTTGTTGCGCCTCATGCTCCATAGCGTCAAATTTTGTTTGAATCGATTCAAAGTTCAAGACAAATGCTAACGCCTCAGGACTAAGCTTTGTCACCATTTCTTGCCATTCTTGAGTGTCTTCCTGTGGAATATCCAAAGAGGTGTTCTCTTCTGCTTTCGATTGCATAATACTAACAACCAAAAGCAACGATGCTATAATTTTTTTAAAATTTATCATAATAAGTCCCCTCATAACGTAATAAATAACCTCTTGTTTTCATATAATGAGCGTACCACAGCTATTCTATTTGCACAAAAGGATCCGCCTCTAGGCACAAAAATAAGCATATTCAAAGATCAACAACTCGCACAAGGCCCATAAACAATACATATCCCTCCTTTCAACAGTCTGCTACACTAGGTAGACACATTTTTATAATTGGCTGCGCTCATATTGAACGCACAATGTAATGGATAGCCACGCATACGCTTGCCTCTTCGTTAAAACTCCGGTGGATAGGCGCTATGATGAAGGGATTTTTACAAAGGGATTTATATGACCATGAAAAACATACAAGCAATTATACTAGCCGCTGGCAAATCAACCCGCTTTCAAACCGGTAAAACAAAATTACTTGAAAAGATATGCGGCCAAGAAATGATTATATATATTACCAAACTCCTTGAACGTGCGAACATTCCAACAACTATGGTAGTTGGTTATCAAAAAGAACTTATTATAGAAGCAGTAAAAAACAATCATATAACCGACATCCAATTTGTGACACAAGAAGTACAAAAAGGGACTGGACATGCAATTTTATCCAGCCGAGATACGTGGAACCAGCAAGATATTCTTATCTGCAACGGTGATTGCCCACTGCTAACAGAAAATACTATCGAAGAACTCTATGAAACCCATATTGCAAGCGATGCTGCAATATCGTTTATTGTCGCTCACAATGCAGATCCAAGCGTAAAAGGATATGGAAGAATTGTTGAAAGTAACGGCGTAATAAAAATTGTTGAAGCAAAAGATTTTACTGGCGATGCAACCACCGATTGCTGCATTAATGCAGGCATCTATCTCATAAAAAAAGAGTTCCTTACCCAATATATTGATAGCCTCAACACCAATAATAACAGTAACGAATTCTATCTTACCGATCTTATTGAAATCGCCAGCAAAAATGGCAAAAAAGTTACCACAGTAACGGCTTCATTCGATCAAATTCGTGGCATCAATACGCTTGAAGAACTATGGATTGCACAACAAATAAAACGCGCAGAAATCATTAAGTATTGGATGCATAATGGTGTTCGTTTTGCTCTTGCACAAAATGTACACATCGATTTGCCAGTTACGATAGGACAAGGATCTTACATCGGTGGTGGCGTACAGCTACTTGGCAATACACAAATCGGACAGGCATGTGCCATCTATGATTTTTCGTCAATAGAAAACAGTATGTTGCACAATGACGTTACTGTTTTTTCACATTCTGTTATAAAAGATGCAACAATAGAAGATCATACGCAAGTCGGCCCTTTTGCACATATCCATGATCATGCGCATATTGAAAAAAATACATGCACGGGAAGCTTTAGCGAAATTACTAATAAAACCCATACTACAAATGCACAGCAAATAATGAAAGCAACATCTGTATATAACACCACCAATAATCCTGAAACCCCACGCTAACATCATGATTCAATTTATACACACCGCAGACATTCATTTTGGCATGGAAAATTACGGTAAATTAGACGTAAAAACCGGTATCCATTCTCGCCTGCTTGATTTTCAAAAAGCGCTCAATCTTTGCATCGATTATGCAATCGAAAAACAGGTGGATTTCTTTATGTTCTCTGGAGATGCATATAAAACCGCACATCCAAGTCCAACACAACAAAAACTTCTGCTTCAATGCTTTCTGCGCCTGCATCACGCAAAAATTCCCGTTGTTATTGTAGTGGGAAATCATGATCATCCGCTCAGTTTTGGTAAAGCAAACAGTCTTGACGTATTTAATGAACTGCCGCTTGATGGCTTTCATGTGATTGCAAAACCAACATCATTTACTTTAACTACTAAAAATGGCCCTATTAATATTGTCGGCATTCCGTGGCCAACCCGTAACACGATTGCGATTAACAGCAAGCATCTTTTAACGAGCGGACCTGAAATCACTGAATATATTTCGAAAGCGGTAAGTAGTATCATCCGCGCTCTTGCTGATGAATTAGATCCAAGCATTCCCGCACTCCTTGCTGGCCATTTAACGGTCAGCTCCGGTGTTTTTTCTGGATCAGAAAAACGAGCTATCTACGGCACCGATCCAATCATCATGCCCTCTCACCTTGCCATAAAACCGTTTGATTACGTTGCACTTGGCCATCTCCATCGCTATCAAAACCTTAATCCAAATGGATATCCTGCAATTGTATATTCAGGCTCCATTGAGCGCATAGATTTTGGAGAACGCAAAGAAGAAAAGGGGTTTTGTCATGTCACTGTTCATGAAAAAAATAACACCACGCATGAATTTATTCCTGTGCCAACTCGTCCATTTATCCAAATTGAGGCAACATTGAACAACGAGTCTACGCAAACAGAACAACTCATTGCAGCAATACAAAAACACCCAATCACGGGTGCCGTATTAAAAATTGTCTATCACATCCCTGCCGGCAAAAAAGATCTGGTCGATTTGCAAGCGGTACAGCGAGCATGCTCGTCGGCAATGCATATCGTGGGCATTACACCCGTACGAGAACCCATCGTTCGTGAACGGCGCGCCTGCGTACAAGTAGATATGGATTTACAAACACTTCTGACAAGCTACTTTGCAACACGAACTGATTTAACAGATCGCACCAAAACACTTATCGAAAAAACTATGCATCTTGCCCAGGAACTACAAGAGAAAGAATGTGAAGAATCTTAATTTTTTATTTTTTCTTACTGGTGGTAAGCCTTTGAAAACCTTTGAGCATATCTTCTATACTTCTTATTAAAAACAATAAAAACACACGCTCTCCTTTATATATTGGGTGCAGGCCTTACGAGCATGCACATGGATAAATACGCTATCATTACTATAGCAATAGCATACCAAATGAGCATATCAAATCACAACAACCGGGTATCATCGATAAATATATACAAGCTCTATCGTGCCTGTTATATTCCATAAACCGGCTGTGAGGCCCACCAAATCTGCTAACCATGCAAGGTAATAATCGATTCAAAGCCCCTCCTCTAGGCAATGATTATTCCTATCGGAAACCAAAACCATTGATTAATAAAATCATTATTGGCTACTATGATTACAAATAGGATCTTATAAGCGGAGAGATATAATGATAAAAAATATAAAATGGCACATGCTAGCGCTACTCATGATTATTACCCCCCATATCGCACACCCAGCGCGATCTTTAGCAGATTCACTGGAAGATTTGGCACAAAAACAACAACAACTGGCGCGAGACCAGCGTAGCCGCCAAGATGCCCTTGATACTTTCAGTAGAGCACGAGAAGAAGAAACAGAAATGAGGCGAAGACAAGCTGCTGCTCGCCAAGCTCAAGAAGCTGCTGTGCAAGAAGGCGATGCTCGTGCAATCGAGCAAACACAGGCAACACTCGCCATCCCAGCACAAAAAAAAGCAAAACCGAAACGAGTAAAAACAAAAGAAGAAGATGAAAAAGAACGGGAAGAAAACAGACAACAATATGAAGCATATCTGGAAATGCTTAAGCAAGTAGAAGACCAAGATAGAGCAGCCCGGGAGCGGCGTGGAGACCGCCCCATAGAATATAGTGATGCACAACTGCAAAAACTACCGGATTTCCCACTCGAATTAACGCATATAATAGACCGCATGGCACAAAAAACATTTACTGATCCACATGCAACTATCATCTCGCAAACGTTAGGAGGTCATACAGCGCCCATAACCTCAATAGCTATCAGTTCTAACAACCAATTCATCGTCACGGGATCTTGGGATAACACTGCACGAATTTGGGATTCCACCACGGGAGCACCGTTGCATACCCTTGTAGGCCATAGATCCAAAATAAATTCTGTAGCTATTAGCCCTGATAATCAATTTATTGTCACCGGATCTGAGGACAACACCGCACGCATTTGGAATGCCGTCACAGGAGCGCTACTGCATACCCTAGCTCATACAGGCATTATAACATCGGTAGCTATAAGCCCTGATAACCGCTTCATTGTCACCGGATCTTGGGATAACACTGCACGTGTTT harbors:
- a CDS encoding NTP transferase domain-containing protein, whose amino-acid sequence is MTMKNIQAIILAAGKSTRFQTGKTKLLEKICGQEMIIYITKLLERANIPTTMVVGYQKELIIEAVKNNHITDIQFVTQEVQKGTGHAILSSRDTWNQQDILICNGDCPLLTENTIEELYETHIASDAAISFIVAHNADPSVKGYGRIVESNGVIKIVEAKDFTGDATTDCCINAGIYLIKKEFLTQYIDSLNTNNNSNEFYLTDLIEIASKNGKKVTTVTASFDQIRGINTLEELWIAQQIKRAEIIKYWMHNGVRFALAQNVHIDLPVTIGQGSYIGGGVQLLGNTQIGQACAIYDFSSIENSMLHNDVTVFSHSVIKDATIEDHTQVGPFAHIHDHAHIEKNTCTGSFSEITNKTHTTNAQQIMKATSVYNTTNNPETPR
- a CDS encoding WD40 repeat domain-containing protein, producing the protein MIKNIKWHMLALLMIITPHIAHPARSLADSLEDLAQKQQQLARDQRSRQDALDTFSRAREEETEMRRRQAAARQAQEAAVQEGDARAIEQTQATLAIPAQKKAKPKRVKTKEEDEKEREENRQQYEAYLEMLKQVEDQDRAARERRGDRPIEYSDAQLQKLPDFPLELTHIIDRMAQKTFTDPHATIISQTLGGHTAPITSIAISSNNQFIVTGSWDNTARIWDSTTGAPLHTLVGHRSKINSVAISPDNQFIVTGSEDNTARIWNAVTGALLHTLAHTGIITSVAISPDNRFIVTGSWDNTARVWDTSTGALLHTLAHTNFITAVAISSDNLFIVTTSNDITTRIWDATTGVLRHTLAGHGDAINSVAISSDSQLIVTGSDDHTARIWNATTGALLYILTDTNFITAVAISSDNLFIVTTSSDIITRIWDTTTGALRHTLAGHKDAIKAVAISSDNLFIVTGSWDHTARIWDASTGTLLRTLTGHTSLISSVAISPDNLFIVTGSWDNTARIWRIKEDLLTTAELIKNAATLRDRAKQIPYFPPIQMQKINKGIYLLKSATTKSTPSNIRAIYQRIIDAFKQGKSEAMIASAADIGFFGM
- a CDS encoding rod shape-determining protein encodes the protein MSKFMKFFPARKLFSIFSNDLAIDLGTANTVVYVRHKGIVLNEPSVVAVKVGTNHVLAAGQSAKDMLGKTPESIVACRPLRDGVIANFELTESMLRYFIRAVHNDRRTLVRPRMIIGVPSGITQVERRAVEDTAKQAGAREVYTIMESMAAAIGAGLPVQNPSASMIIDIGGGTTEVAVITLKDVVFCRSVRVGGDEMDRAIVQYVKRKYKLLIGERTAERIKIEIGSALAGLIKDTIQVKGRDLVSGVPKTITLSAPEVNEALLETVASIIDVVRVALENTPPELSSDLVDNGIVMAGGGSGLRGLDQLISKETGLPVRVADDPLFCVVKGAGKVLEELDFFKDTLMK
- a CDS encoding exonuclease SbcCD subunit D yields the protein MIQFIHTADIHFGMENYGKLDVKTGIHSRLLDFQKALNLCIDYAIEKQVDFFMFSGDAYKTAHPSPTQQKLLLQCFLRLHHAKIPVVIVVGNHDHPLSFGKANSLDVFNELPLDGFHVIAKPTSFTLTTKNGPINIVGIPWPTRNTIAINSKHLLTSGPEITEYISKAVSSIIRALADELDPSIPALLAGHLTVSSGVFSGSEKRAIYGTDPIIMPSHLAIKPFDYVALGHLHRYQNLNPNGYPAIVYSGSIERIDFGERKEEKGFCHVTVHEKNNTTHEFIPVPTRPFIQIEATLNNESTQTEQLIAAIQKHPITGAVLKIVYHIPAGKKDLVDLQAVQRACSSAMHIVGITPVREPIVRERRACVQVDMDLQTLLTSYFATRTDLTDRTKTLIEKTMHLAQELQEKECEES